A stretch of Myxococcus virescens DNA encodes these proteins:
- a CDS encoding protoporphyrinogen/coproporphyrinogen oxidase: MEPIVILGAGLAGLSTAHFLNKPWRLIEKSDRVGGLIKTEVIQGCYFDPTGHWLHLRDPEIQALVNTLWLPEQMVRIQRKAGIFTRGVFTRFPYQVNTHGLPPEVVAENLTGYVEAIYGEKGRELREREPRNFEEFILRYMGEGFAKNFMVPYNQKLWTVHPRELSAAWVGRFVPRPNLKEVVDGALGAGSDAVGYNASFLYPREGGIESLARAMLSHLKGGQLSTHTEPTSIDWKARKVTLSDGSVQPYAGLVSSISLPGLVKLLAKGEAGVPDTVQDAAKQLRATTVTYVAVGAKGANRQPWHWIYLPEPEFHTYRIGSPSAVYAPLAPPDTSTFYVEYSHHGELSLAAAEKYAVEDLVRSQMIHAADDVLFAQAREIPHAYVLYDDAYGPAKSEILRFLEHAGIQIAGRYGQWEYSSMEDAILAGRACARILNG, translated from the coding sequence ATGGAACCCATTGTCATCCTGGGCGCGGGCCTCGCGGGCCTCTCCACCGCCCACTTCCTGAACAAGCCCTGGCGCCTCATCGAGAAGTCCGACCGTGTCGGCGGCCTCATCAAGACCGAGGTCATCCAGGGGTGTTATTTTGACCCCACCGGTCACTGGCTCCACCTGCGCGACCCGGAAATCCAGGCCCTGGTGAACACGCTGTGGCTGCCGGAGCAGATGGTCCGCATCCAGCGCAAGGCCGGCATCTTCACGCGCGGGGTGTTCACCCGCTTCCCGTACCAGGTGAACACCCACGGTCTGCCGCCGGAGGTGGTGGCGGAGAACCTCACCGGCTACGTGGAGGCCATCTACGGTGAGAAGGGCCGCGAGCTGCGCGAGCGCGAGCCGCGCAACTTCGAGGAGTTCATCCTCCGCTACATGGGCGAGGGCTTCGCGAAGAACTTCATGGTGCCCTACAACCAGAAGCTGTGGACAGTGCACCCGCGTGAGCTGTCCGCCGCCTGGGTGGGCCGCTTCGTGCCCCGTCCCAACCTCAAGGAAGTGGTGGACGGCGCGCTGGGCGCTGGCAGCGACGCGGTGGGCTACAACGCGTCGTTCCTGTACCCGCGTGAGGGCGGCATCGAGAGCCTCGCCCGCGCCATGCTGAGCCACCTGAAGGGCGGCCAGCTCAGCACCCACACCGAGCCCACCTCCATTGACTGGAAGGCCCGGAAGGTGACGCTGTCCGACGGGAGCGTGCAGCCCTATGCGGGGCTGGTGTCCAGCATCTCCCTGCCCGGGTTGGTGAAGCTGCTCGCCAAGGGCGAGGCCGGCGTGCCCGACACGGTGCAGGACGCGGCGAAGCAGCTGCGCGCCACCACCGTCACCTACGTGGCCGTGGGCGCCAAGGGGGCCAACCGCCAGCCCTGGCATTGGATCTACCTGCCGGAGCCGGAGTTCCACACGTACCGTATCGGCTCGCCCTCCGCGGTGTACGCGCCGCTGGCGCCGCCGGACACGTCCACCTTCTACGTGGAGTACAGCCACCACGGCGAGCTGTCCCTGGCCGCGGCGGAGAAGTACGCGGTGGAGGACCTGGTGCGCTCGCAGATGATTCACGCCGCGGACGACGTGCTCTTCGCCCAGGCGCGCGAGATTCCCCACGCCTACGTGCTCTACGACGACGCCTACGGTCCGGCGAAGTCGGAGATTCTGCGCTTCCTGGAGCATGCCGGAATCCAGATTGCCGGCCGCTATGGGCAGTGGGAGTACTCCTCCATGGAAGACGCCATCCTCGCCGGGCGCGCGTGCGCGAGGATACTCAACGGTTGA
- a CDS encoding glycosyltransferase family 2 protein produces MAPHLTVVIPVYNEESIIASAAEELRQGLDARGLDYEIIFAENGSRDATPAILEGLCANNPRLRWFHSETPNYGVALKAGILKARGTYVICDEIDLCDLTFYDAALPRLERGEADMVVGSKAAKGASDQRPLIRRAATRVHNKLLKVALGFQGTDTHGLKAFRREALLPVIQKCVVDMDVFASEFVIRAWREGLRVMEIPIQLHEKRQPSIHLFKRVPNVLKNVGKLFYVIRVRGT; encoded by the coding sequence ATGGCCCCGCACCTCACCGTCGTCATCCCTGTCTACAACGAGGAGTCCATCATCGCCTCGGCGGCGGAGGAGTTGCGCCAGGGGCTGGACGCGCGCGGGCTCGACTACGAAATCATCTTCGCGGAGAACGGCTCGCGCGACGCCACGCCGGCCATCCTCGAAGGGCTGTGCGCGAACAACCCGCGCCTGCGCTGGTTCCACTCGGAGACGCCCAACTACGGCGTGGCGCTCAAGGCCGGCATCCTCAAGGCCCGGGGCACCTACGTCATCTGTGATGAAATCGACCTGTGCGACCTGACCTTCTACGACGCGGCGCTGCCGCGGCTGGAGCGGGGCGAGGCGGACATGGTGGTGGGCTCCAAGGCGGCCAAGGGCGCCAGTGACCAGCGCCCGCTGATTCGCCGCGCGGCCACGCGGGTGCACAACAAGCTGCTGAAGGTGGCGCTGGGCTTCCAGGGCACGGACACGCACGGCCTGAAGGCGTTCCGCCGCGAGGCGCTGCTGCCCGTCATCCAGAAGTGCGTGGTGGACATGGACGTGTTCGCCAGCGAGTTCGTCATCCGCGCGTGGCGCGAGGGCCTGCGGGTGATGGAGATTCCCATCCAGCTCCACGAGAAGCGCCAGCCCTCCATCCACCTGTTCAAGCGCGTGCCCAACGTGCTCAAGAACGTGGGCAAGCTGTTCTACGTCATCCGCGTCCGCGGGACCTGA
- a CDS encoding polysaccharide deacetylase family protein, with the protein MRLASISVDLDSLPHYCRIHGLPESLLDARARSLVHAVAVPRFRELLDGLGIPGTFFVIGEDLESDPVAVAGMRASHEAGIEVASHSHAHDYALTRRGPQAIHADLARADAAILAATGVRPEGFRAPGYTLNADLYAATAALGYRYGSSAFPAVPYYSAKAAVMGALSVLGRPSRSVLDSPRVLLAPRVPYRPDPAQPYRRGSGPVLELPMTVTPALRFPLIGTFATTLPRASLHALWRTCRRDTFFNFELHGVDVLDASDGIPPELVRQQRDLRVSATQKMARLREVFGWLKSEREVLTLRDVAGRLSASV; encoded by the coding sequence GTGCGGCTGGCGTCCATCTCCGTCGACCTCGACTCGCTGCCCCACTACTGCCGCATCCACGGCCTGCCGGAGTCGTTGCTGGACGCCCGCGCCCGCTCGCTGGTGCACGCGGTGGCGGTGCCTCGCTTCCGGGAGCTGCTGGACGGGCTGGGCATCCCGGGGACCTTCTTCGTCATCGGTGAGGACCTCGAATCCGACCCGGTCGCCGTGGCGGGCATGCGCGCGTCCCACGAGGCGGGCATCGAGGTGGCCAGCCACAGCCACGCCCATGACTACGCGCTGACACGCCGGGGCCCCCAGGCCATCCACGCGGACCTGGCGCGCGCGGACGCCGCCATCCTCGCGGCCACGGGTGTGCGGCCGGAGGGGTTCCGCGCGCCGGGCTACACGCTGAACGCGGACCTGTACGCGGCCACCGCGGCGCTGGGCTACCGGTATGGCTCCTCGGCGTTCCCCGCCGTGCCGTACTACTCCGCGAAGGCGGCGGTGATGGGGGCCCTGTCGGTGCTGGGGCGTCCGTCCCGCTCCGTGCTGGACTCGCCCCGCGTGCTCCTGGCGCCTCGGGTGCCGTACCGGCCCGACCCGGCGCAGCCCTACCGGCGGGGCTCGGGCCCGGTGCTGGAGCTGCCCATGACGGTGACGCCCGCGCTGCGCTTCCCCCTCATCGGCACCTTCGCCACCACGCTGCCCCGCGCGTCCCTGCACGCGCTGTGGCGCACGTGCCGGCGGGACACCTTCTTCAACTTCGAGCTGCACGGCGTGGACGTGCTGGACGCGTCGGACGGGATTCCTCCGGAGCTGGTGCGGCAGCAGCGGGATTTGCGCGTCAGCGCCACCCAGAAGATGGCGCGCCTGCGCGAGGTCTTCGGCTGGCTGAAGTCGGAGCGCGAGGTCCTCACGCTGCGCGACGTCGCCGGGCGGCTGTCGGCCTCGGTGTAA
- a CDS encoding lysophospholipid acyltransferase family protein → MLENVTDRVKKGLREWTDRLANTEQKQRLHGLSRPGNEYGVDPFGFDLDYSLSAVAPLLWLYRNYFRVETFGIEHVPAGRVLLVSNHSGQLPMDGAMIGVAMMLEASPPRVIRSMVEKWVSSLPYVSTFMARVGQIVGTPENCRRLLESEEAILVFPEGTRGINKLWPQRYQLQEFGLGFMRLALETNTPIVPVAVIGAEEQAPALMDLKPVAKLLGFPSFPITPTGLPIPLPTKYRIYFGEPLHFSGRPDDEDSELDKKVRTVKASIQSMLHQGLKERQGVFW, encoded by the coding sequence ATGCTGGAGAACGTCACCGACCGAGTGAAGAAGGGCCTGCGCGAGTGGACGGACCGGCTGGCCAACACCGAACAGAAGCAGCGGCTCCATGGCCTGTCGCGCCCGGGCAACGAGTACGGGGTGGACCCGTTCGGCTTCGATTTGGACTACAGCCTGTCCGCGGTGGCCCCGCTCCTGTGGCTCTACCGGAACTACTTCCGCGTGGAGACATTTGGCATCGAGCACGTGCCCGCCGGCCGGGTGCTGCTGGTGTCCAACCACTCCGGCCAGCTGCCCATGGACGGCGCCATGATTGGCGTGGCGATGATGCTGGAGGCCAGCCCGCCCCGCGTCATCCGCAGCATGGTGGAGAAGTGGGTGTCGTCGCTCCCGTACGTCTCCACCTTCATGGCCCGCGTGGGGCAGATTGTTGGCACGCCGGAGAACTGCCGGCGGCTGCTGGAGTCGGAGGAGGCCATCCTCGTCTTCCCCGAGGGCACGCGCGGCATCAACAAGCTGTGGCCCCAGCGTTACCAGCTCCAGGAGTTCGGCTTGGGCTTCATGCGCCTGGCGCTGGAGACGAATACGCCCATCGTCCCCGTGGCCGTCATTGGCGCGGAGGAGCAGGCCCCGGCGCTGATGGACCTGAAGCCGGTGGCGAAGCTGTTGGGCTTCCCGTCCTTCCCCATCACCCCCACGGGCCTGCCCATTCCCCTGCCCACGAAGTACCGCATCTACTTCGGGGAGCCGCTGCACTTCTCCGGGCGCCCGGACGACGAGGACAGTGAGCTGGACAAGAAGGTCCGCACCGTGAAGGCGTCCATCCAGTCCATGCTCCACCAGGGCCTCAAGGAGCGTCAGGGCGTGTTCTGGTGA
- a CDS encoding SDR family oxidoreductase → MKPAVVVTGISGNLGRTLAKLLHKHERIIGIDRRPFAGRPKDVEMYELDLRKKKAEDVFRKNEIRAVIHMGIMHDPRMSEEEHHSFNVVGTTRLLEYCAKYGVKKVVVLSSANVYGPSPDNSNFLTEDAPLMAASRFSGVRDLIEVDMLAHSFFWKHPHIETVILRPVHIVGPTIKNAPSNYLRMRRPWMMAGFDPMVQLIHVEDVARAMVEALRPEPKGVYNVVGPGEVPLSAVMRELGNTPIPVPHPVARPLLGMLFKYRLANFPPPELDHIQFLCAVDGSRWVKDVAWKPRHSMRDTIRSVQGD, encoded by the coding sequence ATGAAACCGGCCGTCGTCGTCACGGGCATCAGCGGCAACCTCGGCCGCACCCTCGCGAAGCTGCTGCACAAGCACGAGCGCATCATCGGCATCGACCGGCGGCCCTTCGCGGGACGGCCGAAGGACGTCGAGATGTACGAGCTCGACCTCCGCAAGAAGAAGGCGGAGGACGTCTTCCGGAAGAACGAAATCCGCGCCGTCATCCACATGGGCATCATGCATGACCCCCGGATGAGCGAGGAGGAGCACCACTCCTTCAACGTCGTGGGCACCACGCGCCTGTTGGAGTACTGCGCGAAGTACGGTGTGAAGAAGGTCGTCGTCCTGTCCTCGGCCAACGTCTACGGGCCCAGCCCGGACAACTCCAACTTCCTCACGGAAGACGCGCCGCTCATGGCCGCCAGCCGCTTCTCCGGCGTGCGGGACCTCATCGAAGTGGACATGCTGGCGCACAGCTTCTTCTGGAAGCACCCGCACATCGAGACGGTCATCCTCCGGCCCGTCCACATCGTCGGGCCCACCATCAAGAACGCGCCGTCCAACTACCTGCGCATGCGCAGGCCCTGGATGATGGCGGGCTTCGACCCCATGGTGCAGCTCATCCATGTGGAGGACGTCGCGCGCGCCATGGTGGAGGCGCTCCGCCCCGAGCCCAAGGGCGTCTACAACGTCGTGGGCCCCGGCGAGGTGCCCCTCTCCGCGGTGATGCGCGAGCTGGGCAATACCCCCATCCCCGTGCCGCACCCCGTGGCCCGCCCGCTGCTGGGCATGCTCTTCAAGTACCGGCTGGCCAACTTCCCGCCGCCGGAGTTGGACCACATCCAGTTCCTCTGCGCGGTGGACGGCA